From Aestuariirhabdus haliotis, a single genomic window includes:
- a CDS encoding ABC transporter permease codes for MIQQLLSDQKQWRLIAVAIAAIVLMPLVVLFVSWGTVQTEVWLHLIETQLGRLLGNTLVLLVGVGLGVTLLGVSLAWLTSMCDFPGRKWFDWALMLPFAVPAYVLAFVFIGLLDFSGPVQTQLREWFGRGVWFPEVRSTGGVVLVLVLVFYPYVYMLARSAFVAQGRGLMDSARILGLGPWASFWKVALPMARPAIAAGLALALMETLADFGAVATFNYDTFTTAIYKSWYGFFNLQAAAQLASLLLLFVAVALFIERRARGKARFAEGERRHIRQIYRLQGPVAWLASAYAGSIVLIAFIVPIVQLLVWILSDALEDLDSRYLGLVTKTLTLGAIAAVLTVTTAVLLAYAQRLRRDRWVNGSVSIANLGYALPGSVLAVGIMVAFTWLDAHITIPVQQWLGFEGRQLLMGSLLALVVAYGIRFLAVAFGPVESGLQRIRPSILESAQSLGEPPMGIVRRIYLPMLSPSLITATLLVFVDVLKEMPATLLMRPFGWDTLAVRIFEMTSEGEWERAALPAFTLVLVGLIPVVLLMRRSARH; via the coding sequence TTGATTCAGCAGTTGTTGTCCGATCAAAAGCAGTGGCGCCTCATTGCGGTGGCCATCGCCGCCATCGTCCTGATGCCGCTGGTGGTGCTCTTTGTTAGTTGGGGAACGGTGCAGACGGAAGTCTGGTTGCACCTGATCGAAACTCAGCTGGGTCGGTTATTGGGCAATACCCTGGTGTTGTTGGTTGGGGTTGGTCTCGGAGTAACCCTGTTGGGCGTCAGTCTCGCCTGGCTCACCTCCATGTGTGATTTCCCCGGTCGCAAGTGGTTCGACTGGGCGTTAATGTTACCTTTTGCGGTGCCAGCCTATGTGCTGGCCTTTGTGTTTATTGGCCTGCTCGATTTTAGCGGCCCGGTGCAGACCCAGCTGCGTGAATGGTTTGGGCGCGGCGTCTGGTTCCCGGAGGTGCGCTCTACCGGTGGCGTGGTGCTGGTGCTGGTGTTGGTGTTTTATCCCTACGTGTATATGTTGGCGCGCAGCGCCTTTGTGGCCCAGGGGCGTGGTTTGATGGATTCGGCGCGTATATTGGGGTTGGGGCCCTGGGCGTCGTTCTGGAAAGTGGCCCTGCCGATGGCGCGACCGGCGATTGCGGCGGGTTTGGCGTTGGCTTTAATGGAAACTCTGGCCGATTTCGGTGCGGTGGCGACCTTTAATTACGACACCTTTACCACGGCGATCTATAAATCCTGGTACGGCTTCTTTAATCTGCAGGCGGCCGCTCAGCTGGCGTCGTTGCTGTTATTGTTTGTTGCCGTTGCGCTGTTTATAGAGCGACGGGCGCGGGGAAAGGCACGGTTTGCCGAAGGCGAGCGACGCCATATTCGCCAGATCTACCGTTTGCAGGGGCCAGTGGCCTGGCTGGCAAGTGCTTATGCGGGCAGCATTGTCTTGATCGCCTTTATCGTGCCGATTGTGCAATTGCTGGTGTGGATCCTGAGTGATGCTTTGGAAGACCTCGACAGTCGTTACCTGGGCTTGGTGACCAAAACCCTGACGCTGGGTGCCATTGCCGCGGTGTTAACGGTGACTACAGCGGTTTTGCTGGCCTACGCGCAGCGACTGCGGCGGGATCGTTGGGTCAATGGCTCGGTGAGTATTGCCAACCTTGGCTATGCCTTGCCGGGCTCGGTGTTGGCGGTTGGCATCATGGTGGCCTTCACCTGGCTGGATGCCCATATTACGATTCCGGTGCAGCAATGGTTGGGTTTTGAAGGACGTCAGCTCTTGATGGGGAGCTTGCTGGCCCTGGTGGTGGCCTACGGCATCCGTTTTCTTGCTGTCGCTTTCGGGCCGGTGGAGTCGGGTTTGCAGCGTATTCGCCCCTCGATTCTGGAATCGGCGCAAAGCCTTGGCGAGCCTCCGATGGGTATTGTGCGGCGCATCTATTTGCCCATGCTGAGCCCCTCGTTGATTACCGCGACGCTGCTGGTGTTTGTCGATGTCTTGAAAGAGATGCCAGCAACGCTGCTAATGCGGCCCTTCGGCTGGGACACTCTGGCAGTACGCATCTTTGAAATGACCTCCGAAGGGGAGTGGGAGCGAGCGGCGTTACCCGCCTTTACCCTGGTGCTGGTGGGGTTGATACCCGTGGTGCTGCTGATGCGACGTTCGGCACGCCACTAG
- a CDS encoding extracellular solute-binding protein has protein sequence MLTNARKLLLTFAATAVVTVNSSLALAADDELVVYSARKEHLIKPLFDAYTAKTGVEVKYVTDKAGPLLARLEAEGANTPADLLITVDAGNLWQAANKGVLQAVESSVLEKNIPAHLRATNNEWVGLSVRARTIVYATDRVKPEELSSYEALAESQWKGRLCLRTSKKVYNQSLVATMIERLGEEQAEQVVKGWVNNLATPVFSNDTKAMQAVAAGQCDATIVNTYYFGRLQKKDPNINLKLFFANQQSSGVHVNVSGAGVTKHAKNAAGAVKFLEWMSSPEAQSIVADGNMEYPANPAVKPAALVAAWGEFKQDQLNVESAGSRQADAIKLMDRAGYR, from the coding sequence ATGCTAACGAATGCACGCAAACTGCTGCTCACTTTTGCTGCCACGGCGGTGGTAACGGTTAATAGCAGTCTTGCCCTGGCGGCTGACGATGAACTGGTCGTCTACTCGGCTCGCAAGGAACACCTGATCAAGCCGTTGTTCGATGCCTATACCGCGAAAACAGGCGTAGAGGTCAAGTACGTTACCGATAAGGCGGGCCCACTGCTGGCACGTCTGGAAGCTGAAGGCGCTAACACGCCAGCCGACCTGTTGATTACGGTCGATGCCGGTAACCTGTGGCAGGCTGCCAATAAAGGTGTTTTGCAAGCGGTTGAGTCGTCTGTGCTGGAGAAAAATATTCCCGCTCATTTGCGTGCGACCAACAACGAGTGGGTCGGTCTTTCTGTCCGTGCCCGTACCATTGTTTATGCGACGGATCGTGTGAAGCCCGAAGAGCTGTCCAGTTACGAGGCGCTGGCCGAGTCCCAGTGGAAAGGCCGTTTGTGCCTGCGTACCTCCAAGAAAGTTTATAATCAGTCACTGGTTGCGACCATGATCGAGCGTCTGGGAGAAGAGCAGGCGGAGCAGGTCGTGAAGGGTTGGGTGAATAATCTGGCTACTCCGGTCTTCTCCAACGACACCAAGGCGATGCAAGCTGTGGCCGCAGGCCAATGTGATGCTACCATCGTCAATACATACTACTTCGGTCGTCTGCAGAAGAAAGATCCCAACATCAACCTGAAGCTGTTCTTTGCCAACCAGCAAAGCAGTGGCGTGCACGTCAACGTATCCGGTGCCGGTGTGACCAAACACGCCAAAAATGCCGCCGGTGCGGTTAAGTTTCTGGAGTGGATGAGCAGCCCTGAAGCGCAGAGCATCGTCGCCGATGGTAATATGGAATATCCGGCCAACCCGGCGGTGAAGCCTGCCGCGTTGGTGGCTGCCTGGGGCGAGTTCAAGCAGGATCAGTTGAACGTTGAATCTGCCGGTAGCCGTCAGGCCGATGCCATCAAATTGATGGATCGTGCGGGATACCGCTAG
- a CDS encoding lysoplasmalogenase, giving the protein MSRLSWSSPWFVFAAIALVYLLTIGLQPFPLDFLLKALPIWVLAWIVFRQRTTLRHNWLLAGLLCSSMGDLLLAWNQFVPGLGSFLVAHLFYIAAFVRKPLFSMPRLALALATLAVTSALLVMLLPALGEMTIPVVAYISVIVVMALCTILGKDNHPLVMAGALSFLLSDSMIAIDRFLSPFGLASLFIMITYYLAQLLITRGALKSSNVSC; this is encoded by the coding sequence ATGTCCCGACTCTCCTGGTCGAGCCCCTGGTTTGTGTTTGCAGCGATTGCGCTGGTCTACCTGTTAACCATTGGCTTGCAACCTTTCCCCCTGGATTTTCTACTTAAAGCGCTGCCTATTTGGGTGTTGGCCTGGATTGTGTTCAGGCAGCGTACAACTCTGCGCCATAATTGGTTGTTGGCCGGGTTACTCTGCTCCTCGATGGGGGATCTGTTATTGGCCTGGAATCAGTTTGTACCCGGGTTAGGGAGTTTTCTGGTTGCGCACCTTTTTTATATCGCAGCCTTTGTCCGTAAGCCGCTGTTTTCCATGCCGAGGCTGGCATTGGCGCTGGCGACCCTTGCCGTCACTTCAGCCTTGCTGGTGATGTTGTTGCCGGCTCTGGGTGAGATGACGATCCCGGTTGTCGCCTATATCAGTGTGATTGTGGTTATGGCGCTTTGTACGATACTGGGTAAGGACAACCACCCACTGGTAATGGCTGGTGCATTGTCGTTTTTGCTGTCCGATTCGATGATCGCAATTGACCGCTTCCTGTCACCCTTTGGCCTGGCCAGTTTGTTTATTATGATCACCTATTACCTGGCTCAGCTGTTGATTACCCGTGGTGCACTGAAGTCTTCAAACGTCAGCTGTTAA